In Acidimicrobiales bacterium, the DNA window ATCAAGGCCCGAGTGTCTCGTGGGACAGCGAACTCCTCGCTGCCCCGGGGTCGCTGAGAGTCACACCGGGTGACTCCAGGCGTAGGCTTCCCCTATGAAGCGGGGGCACTTGTCCTGTGTCTTGTGGGCCGACGCCACGCTCAAAGTTCGCAGTGAACGAGGGGCCGCTCTCCCTCTGATGACGGTAGTCATCTTTCTCACCCTGGTGGCAGGCGCTGCAGTCGGCTCGGCCATGACTGCGCCCGCTCAATCCTCGTTCACAGCCGCACCGACAACCCCGGTTCCACTTCCCACTACCGTTCCTCCTCCGACAAGCACAGAGCCACCTACGACGACGACCGTCCCGGCGCCGCCGACAAGCACCGTGCCTTCTACCACTATCACTGTCCCCATCGGCTCCGTCCCGCCCGCCGGTGCGTTGTCAAGCGCCATCGAACTACCCACGACCACACTGGTGGGGGGCTCCACGGTCAGTGGTGTGCTCGTTGTAACGAACCATACCGACAAGACCATCAACCTGACCGAGACCTGCTCCCCGGACTGGGAGGTCGGTCTCCAATCAGCGACCATCCCGTTCAACCCTGCCTTCCCGGCGGATTGCAGCACAGGTCCGTTCCTTCTCCAGCCGGGGACGAACCGCCTGCCCTTTACCCTCGACGTGAGTTACAACGCTTGTACGAACGGTGGGGGCGCCTCTCCATCGGTCCCGCCCTGTCTCACCGGAGGAATACCGCCCCTGCCTCCGGGCCCATACCAGGCGATACTCGTGGGTCCCTCGGCGCTCAGCGCGAAGCCCGTTGACGTCGAGGTGGTCCCTCCACCCGGCTGACTGGGGTGTCTCGCGCGAACGCGGTAGCGCGTACTGCCGGGATTGCTCGGCCAGCCCGGACGACCTCGTCAGGGACGATGACGGCAAATGCTCTGGTCCGGTGATACTGCTCGGGCGGCTCCCTGGCCAGGGCGAGCAGATCGGCACGTACCGGGTGCTCCAGCATGCGGCCCGCTCGATGTTGAACCCGGATCCAATGATCCGAGATTCTCATGATCTTCACAGCGGGTGCCTAGTTCACCCCAATCCTCGCCTGAGAGCATGAATTCAAGACGGAATCCCCAAATCCCGGAGTTGGTCCATGCTCGGCAGCACCACCGCTCGTAAGGAAACAACAGATCGGGGACGGAGGGCATGGTTTGGGCGGCACCGGCTCCAATCCATCGTCATCGCCGTTGCGTCAGTGGGGATGTTGGCGGGCTACCACGTCACCAGTCCGAAGACGGCGCCGAACACTGCCCTACGGGGAAACCACATCGTCATCACGACCTCAACTGACGGGACGGGTGGGACGGAATCGAAAGTCGACGTAGGTGACACAGATGAGCCGCTAGGGACTCCGCCACATAGTCTATGACCGATGTAGAGACCGACCGGAATTGCCGGGAGTAGCGCACCCCCCCCGGGGGTCCCTGACCGGCCAGACCATCCGGGATCGCTCCAGGCCGCGGGATTTGCGGGTGCCCTGTCGAGCCTCACGGCCAGGGCCGATGTATCGGCACGTTGCGCGTACCCTCCCCGGGCGTGTGCCCGTCAGTGTGCAGCGTTCGAAGCCAGAGTCGATGCAAAGATCTGCCAAGCCAGCAAGCTCTTGGCGACAAGGGACAACGTGACATACGCCCGCTCGCCAGCCAGATAGTCCTTCCACCGGCCCACCTGCCTGTACTGCAGCCACTGGTTGACGGCGAAGCAATTGAAGAAGGCAAAGAGGGAAAAGAAGATCCCATACACGAACCCTGGTGGGTGCGCGCCGGCGCCCGGTCCGAACAGATAGATGGCTATGGCGATCCAGGGGACGATGCCGGCGATGCAGCCAATCCAAAAGGGTCCGAGTCCCGCCCCGGGGGTTTCGTAGCGCTCCTGCATCCAGCCAAACCCGATCATCGAGGCATTGACGCCCACCAGGGCAACCAGGGCGGCGATGTCGTTGATGCCGACAAGCATGGCGATCAGCACGATCATGATCGAGGCGCTCAGCGAGTACTCCAACCAGCGGTAGGGGTTACGGCCCTTGCCGAGTTGGACCTGATACGACGTCCAACCGGGGCCCGCCACGGTGAAGTGCGCCAGAGCCGAGAGTGCGAAGAAGGCAGCGATGGCCCAGGGAAAGCTGAGGTTGAACAAGGAGACCGTCTGGCTTCCCACCGTCGGGCCAGGAGGGCCCGTCATGTAGGTGGCCCGTACGGGCAAAGCGAAGGCGTGGGCCAGAACCACAATGGCCCCTGCTTGCGCCAAGTGGAGGAACCCCGCCACGAGGTTGTAGGGACGGAGTCGAGCCAGTGATGAAGCGCTGTTACCCACATCGTAAGCATAGGCTCCGTGGTCCGAGGGCTTCGGACGCACTCGTCGCCAAGCCCGGGCGTTCTACTCTGGCGGCTCATGTCGTGCGGCTGCCCGACCCCAGCCCCCGCTTAGGCTGACCGAGTGCATTCCGACACCGCCTTCCCGAGCGTCTTGGCCCGCGACCTTCAGGGTCTCGATGTCAGGCTCCCTGGTGCGTTTCGCGGCGAGCGCAACATCGTGCTCATCGCGTTCTACCGTCGTCATCAGGAACTCGTCGATTCCTGGGTGCCCTGGCTCGAAGAGCACGTGGCAACCGATCCCGATCTCCAGTTCTACGAGTTGCCCACCATCGGCCGGATCTGGGCGCCGATGCGTAACCTTATCGACGGAGGGATGGCGGCGGCGATCCGGGAACCAAGGATCCTCAAGCGCACCTTGACCGTCTACGGCGATGTGCGTCACGTGACGCGACCTCTCGGCATCGAGGATCGCTCTACGATTGCCCTCGTCCTTGTGGACAGTTCAGGCATTGTGCGATGGTCCGGCGCAGGCGGGTTTGATCCGGATGTCGCCCGAGATCTTCTGCGGGCGATGGGCGATTCGTAGGCAGCTTCGCTGCCGGGGGATGCCGAAATCGATGTGTTTCTTACCAACGTGGTGGATGGAGCGGCCCAATCAGTGGTGGGGGCCTAGACATGACCGCAGTTCCGCGGACGTTGCGGTGACTGTCGCCATGAGGTCGCGGTCATGAAGACCATGGTGATCACGGGTGGTGGGCGTGGTTTGGGGCGGATCACTGCCGAGAAGCTCGCTCGAGCCGGCCATCAGGTGGTACTCGTAGCGCGAATCCGCTCCGCCGCCGATACTGCCGCACGCGAGATCCGTGCGGGTTGGCCGACGGCGATTGTCGACCCAAGGGCGGTCGACTCGTCCTCCATGGATTCGATCAGGGCGTTCGCTCCCGCGTTGGCCGACGACCTGGGTCGGATCGACGTGTTATTCAACATCGCCGGCGTGATGCAGACCAGCCCCACGCGGCGAATCACCATGGACGGCTTTGAGGAGACCTTCGCCGTCAATGCGTTGGCGCCCTTCCTGCTCACCGGGCTGCTACTCCCGGCGCTTGAGCGTGCCGATGCCGCCCGGGTGGTCAATGTGAGTTCACGGCTCCACCTGCCAGGTTCTCGGGGCAAACCCGTCAACTTCGACTTCGACGATCCCCAACTCGAAAGTGGGTACAACCCCGATCGGGCCTACAAGAACTCGAAGCTGGCCGTCTTGTGGTTTACCTACGAACTTCAGCGCCGGTTGGGGGCGAGCGCCGTCACGGTCAATGCCGTCTGCCCCGGATTCGTCCCCACGACTGCCGCGGCGAGCACCTCCGGCGCGATGCACTGGCTCATGGTCCACGTCATGCCGCACATGCCCTTCGCGACTAGCGTCGATGCCGCCACGGACTCCTTCGTGTTCATGGCTGTCGATCCCTCGCTCGGTGGAGTGGGGGGTAGGTTCTTCGGAGAGAAGCACGAACTCCGATCAAGTCCCGAGTCATACGACCTGGACAAGGCCAGACACTTCTGGGAACTGGCGACAGAGCTCACGAGCCTGTAGGGGCACGAGAACCGGCTAGAGCCACAGCGCGCAAGTGCCAGGAGTGCTCGGCCAGGGGGCCGCCTGATCAGCCCAGACGCACAGGATCACTGTGTGCCACGAACGAAAGGAAGGTGACGATGTAGAGGATCGCCGCCAGCCAATCGATGCTGTACCGGAGATGGGGGTCGGCCCCCCGGGATCGCCCTGCAGGGGGAGGTCCCAAACCACCGCAAGCTGCGTCGGTCAAGAGCCGGGGTGGTGAGCGTTGCGGACAAGGTGCACCGAGAGTGCGTCAGGTGTGGACCAGGAAGGCGAGCGAGAGCGAACCGCTGATGACGTGTCGAGAGTGCCTACCGACATCGAAACCAGGTCAGAGTGATAGGTCTGGGATGAGTTCGGGAGTTCCCTGTATCACTGCCCGAGCGGTGTCCGGCATGGAGGCGGCGCGAGCCTGGTCCAGGCTCCGGTACGGAACGTGGGAACCTGTCGTCCCGATAGCGACGGCCGTTCACTGGACCGAAATGGTCCCCCGGCCGCGAGAGGGAGAACCCCAAGCAGAGACGACGGCGAGGGCGAGAGTACCGATGCGGGGCACAGGGGCAGACCGGCCCGTCGTAGCGATGAGGCCCGGTAATGCGGGCGGAGCAAAGGGGCCGGGTCATCCGGGCTCGGGCGGTGGTCAACCGTGGTGACACGGGAGGAGCCGACGAACGAGTCGAAGCCAAAGGCACAGAAGTCGTTTGCCATCTCCAAAACGGGTGGTCTGGGAGGCCTACGAGAAGGTCAAGGCCAACCAGGGGGCCGCCGGTGTCGACGAGGAGTCCATCTCCGACTTCGAGGTTGACCTCAAGGACAACCTCTACAAGCTCTGGAACCGGATGTCCTCGGGGAGCTATTTCCCGGCGCCGGTTCGGGCCGTGGAGATACCGAAGAAGGCAGGTGGGGTCCGCATCCTCGGGGTTCCCACCGTGGCGGACCGAGTCGCCCAGACCGTGGTGGCCATGTACCTGGAGCCCGAGGTGGAGCCGCTGTTCCACCCTGACTCCTATGGCTATCGCCCGGGGCGCTCGGCTCTCGATGCGGTGGCGAGCTGCCGGGTGCGCTGTCAGAAGATGGGCTGGGTGATCGATCTCGACATCCGGGCCTTCTTCGACAGCTTGGACCACGATCTTGTCCTTCGCACGGTGTCGAAGCACACGGGACTGGCATGGGTGCTCCTCTACGTGAAGCGGTGGCTCACTGCGCCGCTACAACACGCTGACGGCACGATGTCGGCACGGGACCGGGGGACCCCGCAGGGTTCTGCGATCTCGCCCCTGCTGGCCAACCTCTTCCTCGCTATGCGTTCGACATGTGGCTGAGCTGGGAGTTTCCCGATGTCAGCTTCGAGCGCTATGCGGATGATGCGGTGGTCCACTGCGTGAGCAGGTTCCAGGCACAGCGTGTCCTGGACGCCATCAGCCAAAGGCTGGCGGGTCTCGGTCTGGAGCTTCACCCGGACAAGACCTGCATCGTGTACTGCAAGGATGCTCGGCGCCGGGGTGATCACGATCACACGAGCTTCGACTTCCTGGGCTACACGTTTCGTCGCCGGGCGGTGCGGAGCAAGGCCGGAGAGGTCTTCGACGGCTTCGCTCCCGCTGTAAGCGACTCGGCCGCCAAGGCGATGCGTCAGCAGATTCGACGCTGGCGGTTGCATCATCGCAGCGAGTCATCGCTCGTGGACCTCGCCAAGCAGATCAATCCCATCGTGCGAGGGTGGATCAACTACTACGACCGCTTCTACCGATCGTGGCTGGCACGGTCCCTCGCCCGCATCAACGACTACTTGGTGCGATGGGCCCGACGGAAATACAAACGGCTGGACAATCACCCGAGCCGGTCCTGGAGATGGTTGGAGGGAGTCGCGCGACTTTCTCCCGCCCTTTTCGCTCGCTGGAAGATCGGGGTGCTGCCCTAACGCTGGATGATGGGAGCCGGATGAATCGAGAGGTTCACGTCCGGTTCTGAGGGAGCCGGGGGGTGCGATTCCCCCCGGCCACCCGCTCAGGCCCACGTCAATCCCGGGCGGGTGCCGCAGATGGAACCATGGCCGCACCGCTCACTCTGATCAGGCAACCGTCGAGGCGAATTCCTTCGTAGAGCAACGAGGGCCGCATGCACCGACTCAGTGCTGCGCGGGTTTCTCTATAGATACGACTTCAACGAGATCGTCGATCCCTCGGAAGTCGTCCGGGTTACGCGTATAGAGCGGCAGTTGGACGGCACAAGCGGTCGCGGCTATCAGGAGATCGACCGCTCTAGGGCCTCGAGCCTTCCGACCGAGGCTGGCGACCGCCGCATAGATTCGACCGTAGGCGCGCGCTGCGTCACTATCGAATGGCAACGGGTCAAACGCAGCTTCGGCGCGCTGTAGGCGATCCTGCCGACGGCCTCTCTCATCGGGGTCGTCGGTCGCGTGTGGGCCTGCTGCGAGCTCAGCGAACGTGATGGCGCTGACTGCTACCTCGAGGGGCAGGGCCAGAGGGTCGAGGCGTTCGAGATCAATGAGAACGGAAGTGTCGATGATGCCCCGAGGCGGGCGGACATGGTCAGCCATGCGGCGTCGGATCTTGGGAGCTCACACGGTCGAGGTCCTCACGGAATTGTACGTAGTCGACGCTGGGAGCCTGGCGGAAGACGGCTACGGCCGTGTCGGCCTGTACGAACCGATGCCGACGAAGAGGGGTGAGCTCCCCGACAGGTACTCCATTTCTGGTCACGACAAAGGTCTC includes these proteins:
- a CDS encoding SDR family NAD(P)-dependent oxidoreductase, which produces MKTMVITGGGRGLGRITAEKLARAGHQVVLVARIRSAADTAAREIRAGWPTAIVDPRAVDSSSMDSIRAFAPALADDLGRIDVLFNIAGVMQTSPTRRITMDGFEETFAVNALAPFLLTGLLLPALERADAARVVNVSSRLHLPGSRGKPVNFDFDDPQLESGYNPDRAYKNSKLAVLWFTYELQRRLGASAVTVNAVCPGFVPTTAAASTSGAMHWLMVHVMPHMPFATSVDAATDSFVFMAVDPSLGGVGGRFFGEKHELRSSPESYDLDKARHFWELATELTSL
- the heR gene encoding heliorhodopsin HeR, whose protein sequence is MRPKPSDHGAYAYDVGNSASSLARLRPYNLVAGFLHLAQAGAIVVLAHAFALPVRATYMTGPPGPTVGSQTVSLFNLSFPWAIAAFFALSALAHFTVAGPGWTSYQVQLGKGRNPYRWLEYSLSASIMIVLIAMLVGINDIAALVALVGVNASMIGFGWMQERYETPGAGLGPFWIGCIAGIVPWIAIAIYLFGPGAGAHPPGFVYGIFFSLFAFFNCFAVNQWLQYRQVGRWKDYLAGERAYVTLSLVAKSLLAWQIFASTLASNAAH
- a CDS encoding group II intron maturase-specific domain-containing protein, yielding MWLSWEFPDVSFERYADDAVVHCVSRFQAQRVLDAISQRLAGLGLELHPDKTCIVYCKDARRRGDHDHTSFDFLGYTFRRRAVRSKAGEVFDGFAPAVSDSAAKAMRQQIRRWRLHHRSESSLVDLAKQINPIVRGWINYYDRFYRSWLARSLARINDYLVRWARRKYKRLDNHPSRSWRWLEGVARLSPALFARWKIGVLP
- a CDS encoding type II toxin-antitoxin system prevent-host-death family antitoxin translates to MREISQRELRNESGEIMRRLDDGETFVVTRNGVPVGELTPLRRHRFVQADTAVAVFRQAPSVDYVQFREDLDRVSSQDPTPHG
- a CDS encoding reverse transcriptase domain-containing protein, which encodes MVWEAYEKVKANQGAAGVDEESISDFEVDLKDNLYKLWNRMSSGSYFPAPVRAVEIPKKAGGVRILGVPTVADRVAQTVVAMYLEPEVEPLFHPDSYGYRPGRSALDAVASCRVRCQKMGWVIDLDIRAFFDSLDHDLVLRTVSKHTGLAWVLLYVKRWLTAPLQHADGTMSARDRGTPQGSAISPLLANLFLAMRSTCG
- a CDS encoding type II toxin-antitoxin system VapC family toxin is translated as MADHVRPPRGIIDTSVLIDLERLDPLALPLEVAVSAITFAELAAGPHATDDPDERGRRQDRLQRAEAAFDPLPFDSDAARAYGRIYAAVASLGRKARGPRAVDLLIAATACAVQLPLYTRNPDDFRGIDDLVEVVSIEKPAQH